A stretch of Triticum aestivum cultivar Chinese Spring chromosome 1D, IWGSC CS RefSeq v2.1, whole genome shotgun sequence DNA encodes these proteins:
- the LOC123180567 gene encoding probable ethylene response sensor 2, translating to MDACDCIEPLWQADDLLVKYQYISDFFIALAYFSIPLELIYFVKKSSFFPYRWVLIQFGAFIVLCGATHLINLWTFATYSKTIAVVMTVAKAATAVVSCITALMLVHIIPDLLSVKLRERYLKDKAEELDKEMGIIRTQEETGRHVHMLTHEIRSTLDRHTILRTTLVELGRTLGLAECALWMPSRSGTALHLSHTIHNSAPIGLVVPINLPVVSKVFNSNRAESIPHTSPLASIKADTSRYVPPEVVAVRVPLLHLTNFEINDWPELSAKSFAVMVLMLPPDSARKWRTHELELVEVVADQVAVALSHAAILEESMRARDLLMEQNIALDAARREAEMAICARNDFLAVMNHEMRTPMKAIVSLSSLLLETTLTAEQRLMIETILKSSDFLVTLTNDVLDISKLGNGSLELDIAPFNLHAAFTDVVNLIKPVAACKRLSVMVSLAPELPSCAIGDRKRLMQIMLNVAGNSIKFTKEGHISIAASIARPDSLRDPYASNLHPVPSDGSFYLVVQVKDTGCGIGPEDMAHTFRKFAHGENATTKLHNGNGLGLALSRRFVGLMQGDIWLESEGVGKGCTATFFVKLGTPKKKPNANANPRRMMAPLQPSNGAGGHGADALSISIMDGDARAPRARYQSIA from the exons ATGGATGCATGTGATTGTATCGAACCACTTTGGCAGGCCGATGATCTCCTTGTGAAGTATCAGTACATATCTGACTTTTTTATCGCACTTGCATACTTCTCGATCCCTTTGGAGCTCATATACTTTGTCAAGAAGTCATCATTCTTCCCTTACCGATGGGTGCTCATACAGTTTGGCGCCTTCATTGTGCTTTGTGGGGCAACTCACCTGATAAACTTGTGGACTTTCGCCACTTATAGCAAGACTATAGCGGTGGTAATGACAGTGGCGAAAGCTGCGACAGCAGTGGTTTCATGCATAACGGCATTGATGCTTGTGCACATAATTCCTGATCTGTTGAGTGTGAAGTTGCGAGAGAGGTATCTGAAGGATAAGGCTGAAGAGCTTGACAAAGAGATGGGGATTATAAGAACACAGGAGGAGACAGGCAGACATGTCCACATGCTCACACATGAGATAAGGAGCACCCTTGACAGGCACACTATTTTGAGAACTACGCTTGTTGAGTTGGGAAGGACTCTTGGGTTAGCTGAATGTGCCCTGTGGATGCCATCCCGCTCTGGAACAGCCCTTCACCTGTCCCATACAATCCATAACAGCGCTCCTATTGGCTTAGTTGTTCCTATCAATCTTCCAGTTGTTTCAAAGGTTTTTAATAGTAATCGTGCAGAAAGCATTCCACATACTTCCCCATTGGCTTCAATAAAGGCAGACACAAGCAGGTATGTGCCACCAGAGGTCGTAGCTGTCCGAGTTCCACTGCTGCACCTTACAAATTTCGAAATAAATGATTGGCCTGAGCTATCTGCAAAAAGCTTCGCAGTAATGGTTTTGATGCTGCCTCCAGACAGTGCAAGAAAATGGCGTACCCATGAATTGGAGCTTGTTGAAGTTGTTGCTGATCAG GTGGCAGTTGCACTGTCTCATGCTGCCATTTTGGAAGAGTCCATGAGGGCCCGTGATCTACTAATGGAGCAGAATATTGCCCTAGATGCAGCACGTCGAGAGGCGGAAATGGCTATATGTGCTCGTAatgattttcttgctgtgatgAACCATGAAATGCGTACTCCTATGAAAGCCATTGTTTCTTTATCCTCCCTCCTTCTGGAAACAACTCTTACGGCTGAACAACGCCTGATGATTGAGACTATACTAAAGAGTAGCGATTTTCTTGTAACTTTGACCAACGATGTTTTGGATATTTCCAAGCTTGGGAATGGGAGTCTTGAGCTGGATATTGCACCTTTCAACCTGCATGCTGCCTTTACAGAT GTGGTTAATTTGATTAAGCCAGTGGCTGCATGCAAAAGGCTCTCGGTAATGGTTTCCTTGGCTCCAGAGTTGCCTTCCTGTGCAATTGGTGATCGCAAGCGATTGATGCAGATAATGCTAAATGTTGCTGGCAACTCCATTAAGTTCACAAAGGAGGGTCACATTTCAATTGCAGCTTCCATAGCCAGGCCAGATTCACTGAGGGACCCGTATGCTTCTAACTTACATCCAGTTCCCTCTGATGGGTCTTTCTACTTGGTTGTTCAG GTAAAAGACACCGGCTGTGGAATTGGACCAGAGGATATGGCTCACACCTTCAGAAAATTCGCACACGGTGAGAATGCAACAACGAAATTGCACAACGGCAACGGCTTGGGTCTGGCCCTCTCCAGAAG ATTTGTTGGCCTGATGCAAGGGGACATCTGGCTCGAAAGTGAAGGTGTAGGGAAGGGATGTACCGCCACGTTCTTTGTGAAACTCGGCACGCCCAAGAAGAAACCAAACGCAAACGCAAATCCCCGGAGAATGATGGCGCCTCTGCAACCAAGCAACGGAGCTGGAGGCCACGGCGCTGATGCTCTCAGTATATCGATAATGGACGGCGATGCGCGGGCTCCTAGGGCCCGCTACCAGTCAATTGCGTGA
- the LOC606337 gene encoding 60S ribosomal protein L18-2: protein MGIDLVAGGRNKRTKRVAPKSDDVYLKLLVKLYRFLVRRTKSKFNAVILKRLFMSKTNRPPLSMRRLSNFMKGKEEKNIAVVVGTITDDMRIQEVPAMKVTALRFTETARARIINAGGECLTFDQLALRAPTGENTILLRGPKNAREAVRHFGKAPGVPHSHTKPYVRSKGRKFEKARGRRNSRGFKV from the exons ATG GGTATcgacctcgtcgccggcgggagGAACAAGAGGACCAAGCGCGTCGCGCCCAAGTCCGACGATGTCTACCTCAAGCTCCTCGTCAAG CTCTACCGTTTCCTGGTGAGGAGGACCAAGAGCAAGTTCAACGCCGTCATCCTCAAGAGGCTCTTCATGAGCAAGACTAACCGCCCGCCGCTCTCCATGCGCCGCCTCTCCAACTTCATGAAGGGAAAG GAGGAGAAGAACATTGCTGTGGTTGTTGGTACAATCACAGATGACATGCGGATCCAAGAGGTCCCAGCAATGAAGGTTACTGCTCTGAGGTTCACAGAGACAGCGAGGGCAAGGATTATCAATGCTGGTGGGGAGTGCCTCACTTTTGACCAGCTTGCTCTCCGTGCTCCAACTGGGGAGAACACG ATCCTGTTGAGGGGACCCAAGAATGCGCGTGAGGCGGTGAGGCACTTCGGCAAGGCGCCTGGTGTGCCGCACAGCCACACCAAGCCCTATGTGCGCTCCAAGGGTAGGAAGTTTGAGAAGGCTCGTGGTAGGAGGAACAGCCGTGGCTTCAAGGTTTAA